The Drosophila mauritiana strain mau12 chromosome 2R, ASM438214v1, whole genome shotgun sequence genome has a segment encoding these proteins:
- the LOC117137855 gene encoding interleukin enhancer-binding factor 3 isoform X1 has protein sequence MKYAVIAIALFAFTTASASSAGQFLPRAFFTLDSEGHQSDVHPVNAHLLRRLRRQVYSSSSSSSSSSSSSGNGGSYTFASHSVQNPDGSGHAGSTYIQQAAPASVSFDTRFGEDSATNGNNYYSNYNNGYNTAGLYTTGGTGSYQHSSGVGAIPATQIQQTVAVIDAQGNQKVTNIQGATDAAGVLNIKKTESN, from the exons ATGAAGTACGCTGTGATTGCCATCGCTTTGTTTGCGTTTACTACCGCTTCGGCCTCTTCCG CTGGACAGTTCTTGCCCCGTGCCTTTTTCACCTTGGACTCGGAGGGCCACCAGTCGGATGTCCACCCCGTGAATGCCCATCTCCTGAGGCGTCTGCGTCGCCAGGTGTACAGTTCGTCTTCCTCGTcatcatcctcctcctcctccagtgGAAACGGCGGCAGCTACACCTTCGCCTCACACAGCGTTCAAAATCCCGATGGCTCCGGTCATGCTGGCTCCACTTACATCCAGCAGGCTGCTCCAGC TAGTGTGTCCTTTGACACCCGTTTCGGCGAGGACTCCGCAACTAATGGCAACAACTATTATTCCAACTACAACAATGGCTACAACACCGCAGGCCTCTACACCACTGGAGGCACCGGTAGCTACCAGCACAGCTCCGGAGTTGGAGCCATTCCCGCCACCCAAATCCAGCAGACCGTGGCCGTTATCGATGCCCAGGGCAaccagaaggtgaccaacaTCCAGGGTGCCACCGATGCCGCCGGCGTTCTCAACATCAAGAAGACCGAATCCAATTAG
- the LOC117137855 gene encoding interleukin enhancer-binding factor 3 isoform X2: MKYAVIAIALFAFTTASASSAGQFLPRAFFTLDSEGHQSDVHPVNAHLLRRLRRQVYSSSSSSSSSSSSSGNGGSYTFASHSVQNPDGSGHAGSTYIQQAAPAVSFDTRFGEDSATNGNNYYSNYNNGYNTAGLYTTGGTGSYQHSSGVGAIPATQIQQTVAVIDAQGNQKVTNIQGATDAAGVLNIKKTESN, from the exons ATGAAGTACGCTGTGATTGCCATCGCTTTGTTTGCGTTTACTACCGCTTCGGCCTCTTCCG CTGGACAGTTCTTGCCCCGTGCCTTTTTCACCTTGGACTCGGAGGGCCACCAGTCGGATGTCCACCCCGTGAATGCCCATCTCCTGAGGCGTCTGCGTCGCCAGGTGTACAGTTCGTCTTCCTCGTcatcatcctcctcctcctccagtgGAAACGGCGGCAGCTACACCTTCGCCTCACACAGCGTTCAAAATCCCGATGGCTCCGGTCATGCTGGCTCCACTTACATCCAGCAGGCTGCTCCAGC TGTGTCCTTTGACACCCGTTTCGGCGAGGACTCCGCAACTAATGGCAACAACTATTATTCCAACTACAACAATGGCTACAACACCGCAGGCCTCTACACCACTGGAGGCACCGGTAGCTACCAGCACAGCTCCGGAGTTGGAGCCATTCCCGCCACCCAAATCCAGCAGACCGTGGCCGTTATCGATGCCCAGGGCAaccagaaggtgaccaacaTCCAGGGTGCCACCGATGCCGCCGGCGTTCTCAACATCAAGAAGACCGAATCCAATTAG